Proteins encoded in a region of the Paenibacillus sp. E222 genome:
- a CDS encoding DUF2339 domain-containing protein: protein MKEFKDRLHQVQEQQKQLVKEYNALLQEYQSDDLIVQNEQLRAQYEAHQLKLQQLEVRTRKMEEENARLRMALSEQMLDEKLNLIRVSQEKMETYFRGKTSVHNDRLAAHEHRTKVNLNAIFNRASEELQGDANEMKERIAYLAAEVQERIEAHRQTLWEREEALRGQLQQGYEHMAEEGLSEETIQRRIRQNRMEMKIGLSWINKVAILLIILGVGAAFRYSYATWFNDEMKGGAFFLLGVLMLAGGEWLFRRKRQTFAMGLLGGGISVLFGSIFYSYFLLHMIGLYTGLALSILVSALSVLLSLRYQSRTICSLGLVGGYLPLISYMAYFGLQGSAVYVAMIYLLLLNGIIVLISFGKRWPIVHYISFLFNTPSMLILLWLSPSEKIGMLYSIVTFALYLGITLAYPFKHRVKLTWLDFALLAMNTSISCLMLYVLFDAAGWNDAQGLLALIFALVYFGLARFIQQRMPQEKQTLLLFYVTSLTFAILIIPFQFGAKWLSMGWLIEGVLLVTLGHLKRFKLVELAGWGIVLLCMFTFVYYDVLVLFIMGEQSYFMLKYSCITLGALLITLYYALDRKGSLSGEKYHYSQTELGFLNAFKYVTLANLWLYVLYESNELYMKAVDDSFLLYLFYKWLMFAALTIAMAYGLGKVRLLRDRIVQGYIVFLHAVGCCIALAVTLSMPALQPDVQQHTAAEVVGLLVLIIFNVGVFFAGRDLLITAIRGQFKSVEWYPVIAGVYLLGVITVFMTVQFQWGDVGLMFSLIYLLLAILYIAYGFRRKYVMIRRLGLGLTLFSTGKMVFYDVGLLTSGSKIIAYFSFGVLLLGISYLYQKVSSRMEEIQAREAEQSNESDLPEDEKNQF from the coding sequence ATGAAAGAGTTCAAGGATCGGCTTCACCAGGTTCAGGAGCAGCAGAAGCAGCTGGTAAAGGAGTACAATGCCCTGCTTCAGGAGTATCAATCAGATGATCTGATCGTGCAGAATGAACAACTGCGTGCGCAATATGAAGCGCATCAACTCAAGCTGCAACAGCTTGAAGTACGCACACGCAAAATGGAAGAAGAGAATGCCCGTCTTCGCATGGCTCTGTCCGAACAGATGCTGGATGAGAAATTGAATCTCATTCGTGTATCCCAGGAGAAGATGGAGACGTATTTCCGAGGAAAGACGAGTGTACATAATGATCGGCTCGCAGCGCATGAACATCGCACCAAAGTGAATTTAAATGCGATATTCAACAGGGCTTCAGAGGAACTTCAGGGCGACGCCAATGAGATGAAGGAGAGAATTGCTTATCTGGCTGCTGAGGTGCAGGAACGAATTGAGGCGCATAGACAGACCTTGTGGGAGAGAGAAGAGGCGCTACGTGGCCAGTTGCAACAAGGATATGAGCATATGGCGGAGGAAGGTTTAAGCGAAGAGACCATTCAGCGGCGCATTCGCCAGAACCGGATGGAGATGAAAATTGGTCTAAGCTGGATCAATAAGGTCGCCATCCTGCTCATTATTCTTGGCGTTGGAGCGGCGTTTCGCTACTCATACGCGACCTGGTTCAACGATGAGATGAAAGGCGGCGCTTTTTTCCTGCTTGGTGTGCTCATGCTTGCCGGGGGTGAATGGCTGTTCCGGCGCAAACGTCAAACGTTCGCGATGGGGCTGCTGGGAGGCGGGATTTCCGTGCTGTTTGGCTCGATCTTCTACAGTTACTTTTTACTGCATATGATCGGGTTATATACGGGACTTGCCTTGTCGATATTGGTTTCGGCCTTATCCGTGCTGTTATCGTTGAGGTATCAGTCCAGGACCATCTGCTCACTTGGTTTGGTTGGAGGGTATCTACCGTTAATCTCCTATATGGCCTATTTCGGTCTTCAAGGTTCGGCTGTGTATGTTGCCATGATCTATCTGTTGCTCTTAAACGGAATTATTGTATTAATTTCATTTGGCAAACGGTGGCCGATTGTGCATTATATCAGTTTTTTGTTCAACACACCGTCCATGCTCATCCTGTTATGGCTCTCACCAAGTGAGAAGATCGGCATGTTGTATTCCATTGTGACATTTGCATTATATCTCGGCATCACCCTGGCGTACCCCTTCAAACATCGGGTGAAGTTGACCTGGTTGGACTTCGCACTGCTGGCCATGAATACGAGCATCAGCTGTCTGATGTTGTATGTATTGTTCGATGCAGCGGGCTGGAATGACGCACAGGGCTTGCTTGCTCTGATTTTTGCTCTGGTCTATTTCGGGCTCGCCCGTTTTATCCAGCAGAGGATGCCTCAGGAAAAGCAGACCCTTCTATTGTTCTACGTGACTTCCCTGACCTTTGCCATTCTGATTATACCGTTCCAGTTTGGTGCGAAGTGGCTGTCTATGGGCTGGCTGATCGAAGGAGTTCTGCTGGTTACGCTCGGACATCTCAAGCGGTTCAAGTTGGTGGAACTTGCCGGATGGGGAATCGTGCTTCTGTGCATGTTTACCTTTGTGTACTATGACGTGCTGGTGCTGTTCATCATGGGGGAGCAATCCTATTTCATGTTAAAATACTCCTGCATCACGCTTGGTGCGCTGCTTATTACGCTCTATTATGCCTTGGATCGGAAGGGCTCCCTATCCGGGGAGAAATATCATTATAGCCAGACAGAGCTTGGCTTTTTGAATGCGTTCAAGTACGTCACACTCGCCAATCTGTGGTTATATGTGCTGTATGAATCGAATGAATTGTATATGAAAGCCGTCGATGACTCATTTCTGTTATACCTGTTCTACAAATGGCTGATGTTCGCTGCGCTGACTATTGCCATGGCCTATGGATTGGGTAAAGTGAGGCTTTTGCGTGATCGGATCGTGCAGGGTTATATCGTCTTCCTGCATGCGGTGGGCTGTTGTATTGCACTGGCAGTAACGTTATCCATGCCGGCACTTCAGCCGGATGTTCAGCAGCACACAGCGGCTGAAGTCGTAGGTTTACTCGTATTAATCATCTTTAATGTGGGCGTGTTCTTTGCAGGAAGGGATCTGCTGATCACGGCAATCCGCGGGCAGTTCAAGAGCGTTGAATGGTATCCGGTGATCGCAGGGGTCTATCTGCTGGGTGTCATCACCGTGTTCATGACGGTCCAGTTCCAATGGGGAGATGTAGGGCTGATGTTCAGCCTAATCTATCTGCTGCTTGCTATCCTGTACATTGCCTATGGGTTCCGCAGAAAATATGTAATGATTCGGCGCCTAGGTCTGGGACTGACGTTGTTTTCCACCGGGAAAATGGTGTTCTATGATGTGGGATTGCTTACATCCGGTAGCAAGATCATTGCCTATTTCAGCTTTGGCGTACTGCTGCTTGGAATTTCTTATCTGTATCAGAAGGTGTCGAGCCGGATGGAGGAAATTCAGGCTAGAGAGGCCGAGCAGTCTAATGAATCTGATCTGCCGGAGGATGAAAAGAACCAATTTTAG
- a CDS encoding LCP family protein, translating into MMENNAAHLTRRKPKKPKKRWKKPLIIILSTLIVLGGVGFIYQKQLVLLAFNLFASGTVKEALDESFKPVGDKDAPVVEHTDPFSLLLLGIDQRDNEPSRSDTIIYSVVRPEENKVLLLSIPRDSYTDIIGRDVKSKINSAYAHGEAKMAMDTVEHLLENKVDFYAAINFNGLKDIVDAVGGVELPIKKNIENKLKTHEKLFVEANKPIYSGEEALGYVRYREDSDFNRTMRHRLFLSAFMNRALEVKNLTKIPDVIQIAGSNFTTNMNSDFIMKFAESLYMKDNAPTISNYMLKGEGATRSGTWYYDLSESDLQYVRTLLANWLDPDTTEIMEPETADTKDPA; encoded by the coding sequence ATGATGGAGAACAATGCTGCACATTTAACCCGACGGAAGCCGAAGAAGCCGAAGAAGAGATGGAAGAAGCCTCTAATTATCATCCTGAGCACACTCATTGTGCTGGGAGGAGTCGGATTTATCTATCAAAAACAACTCGTCCTGCTGGCATTTAACCTGTTTGCCTCGGGTACTGTAAAGGAAGCCCTTGATGAATCCTTCAAGCCGGTTGGCGATAAGGATGCACCCGTTGTAGAACATACCGATCCATTCTCGCTGTTGCTGCTAGGGATTGACCAACGGGATAACGAACCTAGTCGTTCGGATACGATCATCTATTCTGTCGTTCGTCCGGAAGAAAATAAAGTGTTGCTGCTGTCGATTCCGCGTGACTCCTATACCGATATTATCGGCCGGGATGTGAAATCGAAGATTAATTCTGCGTATGCGCATGGTGAAGCCAAGATGGCGATGGATACCGTAGAACATCTGTTGGAAAACAAAGTCGATTTCTATGCCGCAATTAATTTTAACGGACTCAAGGATATTGTTGATGCGGTTGGCGGTGTTGAATTGCCAATTAAGAAAAATATTGAGAACAAATTGAAAACGCATGAGAAGCTGTTTGTTGAAGCCAACAAACCGATCTACAGCGGAGAGGAAGCGCTGGGCTATGTACGTTACCGGGAAGATTCCGATTTCAATCGGACGATGCGGCACCGTCTTTTTCTAAGTGCCTTCATGAATCGTGCGCTTGAGGTCAAAAATCTCACCAAGATCCCGGACGTTATCCAGATCGCTGGATCGAATTTTACAACCAACATGAACTCGGATTTCATTATGAAATTTGCCGAGTCTCTATATATGAAAGACAACGCACCAACAATCAGCAATTACATGCTGAAGGGTGAGGGCGCAACGCGTAGCGGCACATGGTACTATGATTTGTCAGAGAGTGATCTGCAATATGTGCGAACCCTGCTTGCCAACTGGCTGGACCCGGATACCACCGAAATTATGGAGCCGGAGACGGCGGATACGAAAGATCCGGCGTAA